The following are encoded in a window of Stigmatella erecta genomic DNA:
- a CDS encoding Hsp70 family protein encodes MRIIGIDLGTTHCAVASVDPALGTGAPLEDFPIPQLVRQGEVAPRALLPSCIYVPAGHELASESLQLPWGDPGPYVVGEFARWQGARVPGRLVASAKSWLCHPGVDRSAPILPWGAPADVAKLSPVEASALLLSHMARAWNAAHPDVPLAQQEVVITVPASFDEAARALTVSAARKAGLEKFTLLEEPQAAFYDYTARHRSDLGRVLENVRLVLVVDVGGGTTDFTLVHAGVSPEGPMLRRLAVGEHLMLGGDNMDAALARRVEEKLFPEGRRLSATQWTQAIQASRTAKEALLGREPPERYGVSLVAEGSRLLGGALSTDLSRAEAEALVLDGFFPLSGPGDRPRRAARMALQELGLPYAQDAAVTRHLAAFLHQHAAAGFAALGETPASADALPRPDAILLNGGVFNSPQLSERLVEALSAWWPSAPRIPLLRHDSLEKAVARGAAYYGLVRRGHGLRIGGGAARAYYVGLERPEGSSGEPPMLCLIPRGFEEGQVVDLGERPFTLSLGRPVQFALYSTTSDRIDKPGDIVPLAEDLKPLPPIHTLLKGASGKLAEVPVHLRAALTEIGTLELYCVSNVADERWRLEFELRGSGAGKDITVTESMPARFAEAKENVERVYGNKPLPLGSKDVKQLSKILEKGLGPRDTWRVPVLRELWSTLFAGASKRRRSADHERVFYSLAGFTLRPGFGYPLDHWRAEQTFGLFEQLVQFHTEKAVWIEYWVMWRRIAGGLTEAQQAKLWAYLEPHLARRVPPEPALPGKLKGIQPEGLEEMVRAAASLEHLEATQKATLGGWVAARLKAEAKSGGPWAWALGRLGARVPLYGSGHKVASVDTAEAWLTLLLDLDLRRIDGAPFAAAQLARLTGDRTRDIDPALRARTAQALASASAAATWIRMVNEVVALEAADEARALGDTLPAGLSLSP; translated from the coding sequence ATGCGCATCATCGGCATCGATCTGGGCACCACTCACTGCGCGGTCGCATCGGTGGACCCCGCGCTCGGAACGGGCGCCCCCCTCGAGGACTTCCCCATCCCCCAGCTCGTGCGGCAGGGGGAGGTGGCCCCCCGCGCCCTGCTCCCCTCGTGCATCTATGTCCCCGCGGGGCATGAGCTCGCCAGCGAGTCCCTCCAGCTCCCCTGGGGCGACCCGGGCCCCTATGTGGTGGGCGAGTTCGCCCGGTGGCAGGGCGCGCGCGTGCCAGGCAGGCTCGTGGCCTCGGCGAAGAGCTGGCTGTGCCACCCCGGCGTGGACCGGTCCGCGCCCATCCTCCCGTGGGGGGCTCCCGCGGACGTGGCCAAGCTCTCGCCGGTCGAGGCCAGCGCCCTGCTGCTCTCCCACATGGCCCGGGCCTGGAACGCCGCGCACCCGGACGTGCCCCTGGCGCAGCAGGAGGTCGTCATCACCGTGCCCGCCTCCTTCGACGAGGCGGCGCGTGCCCTCACCGTGAGCGCGGCGCGCAAGGCGGGCCTGGAGAAGTTCACCCTCCTGGAGGAGCCCCAGGCGGCCTTCTACGACTACACCGCCCGGCACCGCTCGGACCTGGGGCGCGTGCTGGAGAACGTGCGGCTCGTGCTGGTGGTGGACGTGGGCGGCGGCACCACGGACTTCACCCTCGTCCACGCGGGCGTCTCCCCCGAGGGCCCCATGCTCCGGCGGCTCGCCGTGGGCGAGCACCTGATGCTGGGCGGCGACAACATGGACGCCGCCCTCGCCCGCCGGGTGGAGGAGAAGCTCTTCCCGGAGGGCCGCCGCCTGTCGGCCACCCAGTGGACCCAGGCCATCCAGGCCTCGCGCACCGCCAAGGAGGCCCTGCTGGGCCGCGAGCCTCCGGAGCGCTACGGCGTCTCGCTGGTGGCCGAGGGCAGCCGGCTCCTGGGCGGCGCGCTGTCCACGGACCTCTCGCGCGCGGAGGCCGAGGCGCTCGTGCTCGATGGCTTCTTCCCCCTGTCCGGCCCCGGGGACCGGCCGCGCCGCGCCGCGCGCATGGCCCTGCAGGAGCTGGGGCTGCCCTACGCGCAGGACGCGGCGGTGACGCGCCACCTGGCCGCGTTCCTGCACCAGCACGCGGCCGCCGGCTTCGCGGCCCTGGGCGAGACGCCGGCCTCGGCGGACGCCCTGCCCCGCCCCGATGCCATCCTCCTCAACGGCGGCGTCTTCAACTCCCCCCAGCTCTCCGAGCGGCTGGTGGAGGCGCTCTCGGCGTGGTGGCCCAGCGCCCCGCGCATCCCCCTGCTGCGCCACGACTCGCTGGAGAAGGCGGTGGCGCGCGGGGCGGCCTACTACGGGCTGGTGCGGCGCGGCCACGGCCTGCGCATTGGCGGCGGCGCGGCGCGCGCCTACTACGTGGGCCTGGAGCGCCCCGAAGGCAGCAGCGGCGAGCCGCCCATGCTCTGCCTTATCCCCCGCGGCTTCGAGGAGGGCCAGGTGGTGGACCTGGGCGAGCGCCCCTTCACCCTGTCCCTCGGAAGGCCGGTGCAGTTCGCGCTCTACTCCACGACGAGCGACCGCATCGACAAGCCGGGCGACATCGTCCCCCTGGCGGAGGACCTCAAGCCGCTGCCGCCCATCCACACGCTGCTCAAGGGCGCCTCGGGCAAGCTGGCGGAGGTGCCCGTGCACCTGCGCGCCGCGCTCACGGAGATCGGCACGCTGGAGCTGTACTGCGTCTCCAACGTGGCGGACGAGCGCTGGCGGCTGGAGTTCGAGCTGCGCGGCTCGGGGGCCGGCAAGGACATCACCGTCACCGAGTCCATGCCCGCGCGCTTCGCCGAGGCGAAGGAGAACGTGGAGCGCGTCTACGGCAACAAGCCGCTGCCGCTGGGCTCCAAGGACGTGAAGCAGCTGTCCAAGATCCTGGAGAAGGGCCTGGGCCCCCGGGACACGTGGCGCGTGCCCGTGCTGCGCGAGCTGTGGAGCACGCTCTTCGCGGGGGCCAGCAAGCGCCGCCGCTCGGCGGACCACGAGCGCGTCTTCTACAGCCTCGCCGGCTTCACGCTGCGGCCCGGCTTCGGCTACCCGCTGGACCACTGGCGCGCGGAGCAGACCTTCGGGCTCTTCGAGCAGCTCGTGCAGTTCCACACCGAGAAGGCGGTGTGGATCGAATACTGGGTCATGTGGCGGCGCATCGCCGGCGGCCTCACCGAGGCGCAGCAGGCCAAGCTCTGGGCCTACCTGGAGCCGCACCTGGCCCGCCGGGTGCCTCCGGAGCCCGCCCTCCCCGGCAAGCTCAAGGGCATCCAGCCCGAGGGCCTGGAGGAGATGGTGCGCGCCGCGGCCTCGCTGGAGCACCTGGAGGCCACGCAGAAGGCCACGCTCGGCGGCTGGGTGGCCGCACGGCTGAAGGCCGAGGCGAAGTCAGGCGGCCCCTGGGCCTGGGCCCTGGGCCGGTTGGGGGCCCGGGTGCCGCTCTATGGCAGTGGCCACAAGGTTGCCAGCGTGGACACCGCCGAGGCCTGGCTCACGCTCCTCCTGGACCTGGATCTTCGCCGCATCGACGGGGCCCCGTTCGCGGCGGCCCAGCTCGCGCGGCTCACGGGCGACCGGACGCGCGACATCGATCCCGCGCTGAGGGCCCGCACCGCCCAGGCGCTCGCCTCGGCCAGCGCCGCCGCCACGTGGATTCGCATGGTGAACGAGGTGGTCGCCCTGGAGGCGGCCGACGAGGCCCGGGCCCTGGGAGACACCCTGCCCGCGGGTCTCAGCCTGTCGCCGTGA
- a CDS encoding myxosortase-dependent phytase-like phosphatase: MRIPRLLTLCAALGGLPAAGQPVSVFPVLETQPVNGVSGGESEAALLRDATFPERSLFLTADSALGIATYLMDGTERQVINSTGVAYAVDVIDGFPLAGRTVPLVVVANGTSRTLNAYTVDPAQLTLIQIGGTLLDVPSFDPRTVNLYRSSVTGKVYAFTANPGGTVQQLELNSIEDGGISGTTVRSFEAGGGVAGVVVDPDQRALFVSVPSTGIWRFPAEPTDTNPGSVAVPVGTSVPRGLGLYTVNEQDGYLLAATEQSNEVVIYDRRSPHPQVGSFTVPQAGSVDQVDQPRFVEVTSLPLGKSFPNGMIALHDSVNAPSQNYKFISWVELAKAFTPPLQSRGLVLDPDGGVVDAGVPDGGGTEDAGKPDGSTGIVDGGPTNPVEDGCGCSSASLPGMALLALVGLGWGRRRREG; the protein is encoded by the coding sequence ATGCGTATTCCAAGACTCCTCACGCTGTGCGCGGCCCTGGGAGGCTTGCCTGCCGCGGGCCAGCCGGTGTCCGTTTTCCCCGTCCTCGAAACGCAGCCCGTCAATGGCGTGAGCGGCGGCGAGTCCGAGGCCGCGCTGCTGCGCGATGCCACCTTTCCCGAGCGCAGCCTGTTCCTCACGGCGGACTCCGCGCTGGGCATCGCCACCTACCTGATGGATGGCACGGAACGGCAGGTGATCAACAGCACGGGCGTGGCGTACGCGGTGGATGTCATCGACGGGTTCCCGCTGGCCGGGCGCACCGTCCCGCTGGTCGTCGTCGCCAACGGGACGAGCCGGACCCTCAATGCCTATACGGTGGATCCGGCCCAGCTCACCCTGATCCAGATTGGCGGCACCCTCCTGGACGTGCCGAGCTTCGATCCGCGCACGGTCAACCTGTACCGCAGCAGCGTGACCGGAAAGGTCTATGCCTTCACGGCCAACCCGGGCGGCACCGTGCAGCAGCTGGAGCTGAATTCCATCGAGGACGGGGGCATCAGCGGCACGACGGTGCGCAGCTTCGAGGCGGGAGGCGGCGTCGCCGGGGTGGTGGTGGATCCGGACCAGCGCGCCCTGTTCGTCTCCGTGCCCAGCACGGGCATCTGGCGCTTCCCCGCGGAGCCCACGGACACCAACCCGGGCTCGGTCGCGGTGCCGGTGGGCACGAGCGTCCCCCGGGGGCTGGGGCTCTACACGGTGAACGAGCAGGACGGCTACCTGCTGGCCGCCACCGAGCAGAGCAATGAAGTCGTCATCTATGATCGCCGCTCGCCGCACCCCCAGGTGGGCAGCTTCACCGTTCCCCAGGCGGGCAGCGTGGATCAGGTGGATCAGCCGCGCTTCGTGGAGGTGACGTCCTTGCCGCTGGGCAAGAGCTTTCCCAACGGGATGATCGCCTTGCACGACTCCGTCAACGCGCCCAGCCAGAACTACAAGTTCATCTCCTGGGTGGAGCTCGCCAAGGCCTTCACGCCGCCGCTCCAGAGCCGGGGCCTGGTGTTGGATCCCGACGGGGGCGTGGTGGACGCGGGCGTCCCGGACGGGGGCGGCACGGAGGATGCGGGAAAGCCGGATGGCTCGACCGGAATCGTCGACGGCGGTCCGACGAACCCCGTGGAGGACGGGTGCGGCTGCTCCTCGGCCTCGCTGCCCGGCATGGCGCTCCTGGCGCTGGTGGGGCTCGGCTGGGGCCGCCGCCGCCGCGAGGGCTGA
- a CDS encoding Hsp70 family protein, protein MARYAIGIDLGTTHCAVSYFNLEDGKPRGASQSMLPIPQLTAPGTVEPRPLLPSFLYLPSEQEFPGGSLGLPWNADATTVVGEFARSHGAKVPTRLVSSAKSWLSHPGVDRRSPLLPWQAPPEVRRVSPLEASARYLRHLREAWDATFARTREEAASAFAAQDVIITVPASFDAAARELTLEAAQAAGIPNLTLLEEPQAALYAWLEAQGESFRKKVKPGEVILVVDVGGGTSDFSVITVREQQGEVELVRVAVGDHILLGGDNMDLALAHTLSQKLAAEGKKLDPWQFNALTYGCRQAKEVLYADASLGRAPIAIPGRGSSLIGGTLRTELAREELDRLLTDGFFPPSPVTELPRTARRTGLAQMALPYAQDAGVTRHLAAFLTRQAQALASSPDAPVNVGGKSFLHPTAVLFNGGVFKAGPLKARVMEVLNSWLAADGGAPAQELQGADLDLSVARGAAYYGWVRQGHGLRIRGGTARAYYVGVETAMPAVPGMEPPVKALCVAPFGMEEGTQADVPPQEFGLVTGEPTRFRFFASSVRRDDRVGAMLDDVSGREDLEELAPIETTLPGQPQPYGDLTPVNLQAAVTEVGTLELRCVQKDGPERWKLELNVRMKE, encoded by the coding sequence ATGGCCCGCTACGCGATTGGCATCGACCTGGGCACCACGCACTGCGCGGTGTCGTACTTCAACCTGGAAGACGGCAAGCCCCGGGGCGCCTCCCAGTCCATGCTCCCCATCCCCCAGCTCACCGCGCCGGGGACCGTGGAGCCGCGCCCGCTGCTCCCCTCGTTTCTCTACCTGCCCAGCGAGCAGGAGTTCCCCGGGGGCAGCCTCGGGCTGCCGTGGAACGCGGATGCCACCACGGTGGTGGGCGAGTTCGCCCGCTCCCACGGCGCCAAGGTGCCCACCCGCCTGGTGTCCTCCGCCAAGAGCTGGCTGAGCCACCCCGGCGTGGACCGGCGCTCGCCCCTGCTGCCCTGGCAGGCCCCGCCGGAGGTGCGGCGCGTGTCCCCGCTGGAGGCCTCGGCGCGCTACCTGCGCCACCTGCGCGAGGCGTGGGATGCCACCTTCGCCCGCACCCGCGAGGAGGCCGCCAGCGCCTTCGCCGCGCAGGACGTCATCATCACGGTGCCGGCCTCCTTCGACGCGGCGGCGCGCGAGCTGACGCTGGAGGCCGCGCAGGCCGCGGGCATCCCGAACCTCACCCTGCTGGAGGAGCCCCAGGCGGCGCTCTACGCGTGGCTGGAGGCGCAAGGCGAGTCCTTCCGCAAGAAGGTGAAGCCCGGCGAGGTCATCCTCGTGGTGGACGTGGGCGGTGGCACCTCGGACTTCTCGGTCATCACCGTGCGGGAGCAGCAGGGTGAGGTGGAGCTGGTGCGCGTGGCCGTGGGCGACCACATCCTGCTGGGCGGCGACAACATGGACCTGGCGCTCGCCCACACGCTGTCCCAGAAGCTGGCCGCCGAGGGCAAGAAGCTGGACCCGTGGCAGTTCAACGCCCTCACCTATGGGTGCCGCCAGGCCAAGGAGGTGCTCTACGCGGATGCCTCGCTCGGCCGCGCCCCCATCGCCATTCCGGGCCGGGGCTCGTCGCTCATCGGCGGCACGCTGCGCACGGAGCTGGCCCGTGAGGAGCTGGACCGGCTGCTCACCGATGGCTTCTTCCCCCCCTCCCCCGTGACGGAGCTGCCCCGCACGGCGCGCCGCACGGGCCTCGCGCAGATGGCGCTGCCCTACGCCCAGGACGCGGGCGTCACCCGCCACCTGGCCGCCTTCCTCACCCGGCAGGCCCAGGCCCTGGCCAGCTCCCCGGATGCCCCCGTGAACGTGGGCGGCAAGTCCTTCCTCCACCCCACCGCCGTGCTCTTCAACGGCGGCGTCTTCAAGGCGGGCCCCCTCAAGGCCCGCGTCATGGAGGTGCTCAACAGCTGGCTCGCCGCGGACGGCGGTGCCCCCGCCCAGGAGCTGCAGGGCGCGGACCTGGACCTCTCGGTGGCCCGGGGCGCCGCCTATTATGGATGGGTGCGCCAGGGCCATGGCCTGCGCATCCGCGGCGGCACCGCCCGGGCCTACTACGTGGGCGTGGAGACCGCGATGCCCGCGGTGCCCGGCATGGAGCCCCCCGTGAAGGCGCTGTGCGTGGCCCCCTTCGGCATGGAGGAGGGCACGCAGGCGGATGTGCCGCCCCAGGAGTTCGGCCTCGTCACCGGCGAGCCCACGCGCTTCCGGTTCTTCGCCTCGTCCGTGCGGCGCGATGACCGCGTCGGGGCGATGCTCGACGACGTGTCCGGGCGGGAGGACCTGGAGGAGCTGGCCCCCATCGAGACGACGCTGCCCGGCCAGCCCCAGCCCTATGGGGACCTCACCCCGGTGAACCTCCAGGCGGCGGTGACCGAGGTGGGCACCCTGGAGCTGCGCTGCGTGCAGAAGGATGGGCCCGAGCGCTGGAAGCTGGAGCTCAACGTGCGCATGAAGGAGTAA
- a CDS encoding DUF2760 domain-containing protein — protein MTEQPSLPLLARLWLAFLCFWRILASRPFAQAVLPLSESYDAGKLVSGAPPPVALPPSPPPKAAPAPVLPPEREHASALALLSMLQREGRLVDFLQENVAAFSDAEVGAAARIVHEGCRKVVKQYLTLEPVLPQSEGASVTVPPGFDAHRIRLTGNVAGQPPHAGALKHHGWVTTEVKFPSVSPALDARVLAPAEVELA, from the coding sequence ATGACCGAACAGCCCTCGCTCCCGCTCCTTGCCCGGCTCTGGCTGGCGTTCCTGTGCTTCTGGCGCATTCTCGCGTCCCGGCCCTTCGCCCAGGCCGTGCTGCCCCTCAGTGAGTCCTACGACGCGGGCAAGCTCGTCTCGGGGGCGCCTCCCCCGGTGGCCCTTCCGCCCTCCCCTCCCCCGAAGGCCGCCCCGGCCCCCGTGCTGCCGCCCGAGCGCGAGCACGCCTCCGCCCTGGCGCTGCTGTCCATGCTCCAGCGCGAGGGGCGCCTGGTGGACTTCCTCCAGGAGAACGTGGCCGCCTTCTCGGACGCCGAGGTGGGGGCCGCGGCCCGCATCGTCCACGAGGGTTGCCGCAAGGTGGTGAAGCAGTATCTGACCTTGGAGCCCGTGCTGCCCCAGTCCGAGGGCGCGAGCGTCACCGTGCCCCCGGGCTTCGACGCGCACCGCATCCGCCTCACCGGCAACGTCGCCGGGCAGCCCCCCCACGCCGGGGCGCTCAAGCACCACGGCTGGGTCACCACGGAGGTGAAGTTCCCCTCGGTCAGCCCCGCGCTGGATGCGCGCGTGCTGGCCCCCGCTGAAGTCGAACTCGCCTGA